A window of Actinomadura rubteroloni contains these coding sequences:
- the rpsA gene encoding 30S ribosomal protein S1 yields the protein MTSSTEATSTTPQVAVNDIGSEEAFLAAIDETIKYFNDGDIVEGTVVKVDRDEVLLDIGYKTEGVIPSRELSIKHDVDPNEVVTVGDHVEALVLQKEDKEGRLILSKKRAQYERAWGTIEKIKDEDGIVTGTVIEVVKGGLILDIGLRGFLPASLVEMRRVRDLQPYVGRELEAKIIELDKNRNNVVLSRRAWLEQTQSEVRQTFLNTLQKGQVRKGVVSSIVNFGAFVDLGGVDGLVHVSELSWKHIDHPSEVVEVGQEVTVEVLDVDMERERVSLSLKATQEDPWQQFARTHQIGQVVPGRVTKLVPFGAFVRVEEGIEGLVHISELAERHVEIPEQVVQVGDEIFVKIIDIDLDRRRISLSLKQANESAAGVDEEDFDPTLYGMPAEYDDQGNYKYPEGFDSDTGEWLEGFDEQRETWERQYAEARGRFDAHRRQIEEARKAEAEAETGGAPTSSGAETSYSGGADEEQTGGALATDEALAALREKLSGGQ from the coding sequence CACCTCGACCACCCCGCAGGTAGCGGTCAACGACATCGGGTCCGAGGAAGCTTTCCTCGCCGCCATCGATGAGACCATCAAGTACTTCAATGACGGCGACATCGTCGAAGGCACCGTCGTCAAGGTCGATCGAGACGAGGTCCTCCTCGACATCGGCTACAAGACGGAAGGTGTCATCCCCTCCCGTGAGCTCTCCATCAAGCACGATGTCGACCCCAACGAGGTCGTCACCGTCGGAGACCACGTCGAGGCCCTTGTCCTCCAGAAGGAGGACAAGGAGGGCCGGCTGATCCTGTCCAAGAAGCGCGCCCAGTACGAGCGCGCCTGGGGCACGATCGAGAAGATCAAGGACGAGGACGGCATCGTCACCGGCACCGTCATCGAGGTCGTCAAGGGCGGCCTCATCCTCGACATCGGGCTGCGCGGCTTCCTGCCGGCGTCCCTGGTCGAGATGCGGCGCGTGCGTGACCTGCAGCCCTACGTGGGCCGCGAACTCGAAGCCAAGATCATCGAGCTGGACAAGAACCGCAACAACGTGGTCCTGTCGCGCCGGGCGTGGCTGGAGCAGACGCAGAGCGAGGTCCGCCAGACCTTCCTCAACACCCTGCAGAAGGGTCAGGTCCGCAAGGGCGTCGTCTCCTCCATCGTCAACTTCGGCGCCTTCGTGGACCTCGGCGGCGTGGACGGTCTCGTCCACGTGTCCGAGCTGTCCTGGAAGCACATCGACCACCCGTCCGAGGTCGTGGAGGTCGGCCAGGAGGTCACGGTCGAGGTCCTGGACGTCGACATGGAGCGCGAGCGCGTCTCCCTGTCGCTCAAGGCGACCCAGGAAGACCCGTGGCAGCAGTTCGCCCGCACCCACCAGATCGGCCAGGTCGTGCCGGGCCGCGTCACCAAGCTGGTGCCGTTCGGCGCGTTCGTCCGGGTCGAGGAGGGCATCGAGGGCCTGGTCCACATCTCCGAGCTGGCCGAGCGCCACGTCGAGATCCCCGAGCAGGTCGTCCAGGTCGGCGACGAGATCTTCGTGAAGATCATCGACATCGACCTCGACCGGCGCCGGATCAGCCTGTCGCTCAAGCAGGCCAACGAGAGCGCGGCCGGCGTGGATGAAGAGGACTTCGACCCCACGCTGTACGGCATGCCCGCCGAGTACGACGACCAGGGGAACTACAAGTACCCCGAGGGCTTCGACTCCGACACCGGCGAGTGGCTGGAAGGCTTCGACGAGCAGCGCGAGACCTGGGAGCGGCAGTACGCCGAGGCCCGCGGTCGCTTCGACGCCCACCGGCGTCAGATCGAAGAGGCCCGCAAGGCCGAGGCCGAGGCGGAGACCGGCGGTGCTCCGACGAGCAGCGGCGCCGAGACCTCCTACTCGGGCG